Proteins found in one Streptomyces sp. NBC_00461 genomic segment:
- a CDS encoding FABP family protein: MIEIPSDLHKDLVPLAFLLGTWAGAGVHAPVEDSDEHSPGAEKCNFGQEVTFTHDGRDFLEYHSHTWVLDNDGNKVRPLETESGFWRIDAQRKVEVTMTRDDGVIEIWYGELAHQKPQIDLVTDAVARTAASRPYSAGKRLYGYVKSDLMWVGEKQTPEVELRPYMSAHLKKVVTPDDVERWAKALPDDMPDDGIAFFK; encoded by the coding sequence ATGATCGAGATCCCGTCCGACCTCCACAAGGACCTCGTCCCCCTCGCCTTCCTGCTCGGCACCTGGGCGGGCGCGGGCGTGCACGCCCCTGTCGAAGACAGTGATGAACACAGCCCCGGCGCCGAGAAGTGCAACTTCGGGCAGGAGGTCACCTTCACCCACGACGGCCGGGACTTCCTGGAGTACCACTCCCACACCTGGGTCCTGGACAACGACGGGAACAAGGTCCGGCCCCTGGAGACCGAGTCCGGCTTCTGGCGGATCGACGCGCAGCGCAAGGTCGAGGTGACGATGACCCGCGACGACGGCGTCATCGAGATCTGGTACGGCGAACTCGCCCACCAGAAGCCGCAGATCGACCTCGTCACGGACGCGGTGGCCCGCACGGCGGCCTCCCGGCCCTACAGCGCCGGCAAGCGCCTGTACGGCTACGTCAAGAGCGACCTCATGTGGGTCGGCGAGAAGCAGACCCCCGAGGTCGAGCTGCGCCCCTACATGTCGGCCCACCTGAAGAAGGTCGTCACCCCGGACGACGTCGAGCGCTGGGCCAAGGCCCTCCCCGACGACATGCCCGACGACGGCATCGCCTTCTTCAAGTAG
- a CDS encoding DsrE family protein, with amino-acid sequence MAKKLVIKVTAGADAPERCSQAFTVAAVAVASGVDVSLWLTGESAWFALPGRAAEFDLPHAAPLPDLLDSVLTAGRLTLCTQCAARRDITEKDVIEGVRIAGAQVFVQEALGDETQALVY; translated from the coding sequence ATGGCGAAGAAGCTCGTGATCAAGGTGACGGCGGGGGCCGATGCGCCCGAGCGGTGCTCGCAGGCGTTCACGGTGGCGGCGGTGGCCGTGGCCAGCGGCGTCGACGTCTCGCTGTGGCTGACCGGTGAGTCCGCGTGGTTCGCGCTGCCGGGTCGCGCCGCCGAGTTCGATCTGCCGCACGCGGCTCCGCTGCCCGATCTGCTCGACTCGGTCCTCACGGCGGGCCGGCTCACCCTGTGCACGCAGTGCGCGGCCCGGCGGGACATCACGGAGAAGGACGTCATCGAGGGCGTACGCATCGCGGGCGCGCAGGTCTTCGTCCAGGAGGCGCTGGGCGACGAGACGCAGGCGCTCGTCTACTGA
- a CDS encoding DUF3099 domain-containing protein has protein sequence MLARRRRVYFAMMGICITLFVLAWGVVRIWSVPAAVAMCVVAMVIPPVAAMVANRRGPDDRWWDDPSGDPKSDEWWDELDGKKRRQ, from the coding sequence ATGCTGGCACGCCGCCGTCGCGTCTATTTCGCCATGATGGGCATCTGCATCACGCTGTTCGTCCTGGCCTGGGGAGTCGTGCGCATCTGGTCGGTCCCCGCGGCCGTCGCCATGTGCGTCGTGGCCATGGTCATCCCGCCGGTCGCCGCCATGGTCGCCAACCGGCGGGGCCCCGACGACCGCTGGTGGGACGACCCCTCCGGCGACCCGAAGTCCGACGAGTGGTGGGACGAACTGGACGGCAAGAAACGCCGTCAGTAG
- a CDS encoding DUF1416 domain-containing protein, which translates to MCGAKAGGPDASTIKPGETTIQGQVTKDGEPVVGYVRLLDSTGEFTAEVPTSATGQFRFYAAEGTWTVRALVPGATADRTVVAQQGGLAEVAIAV; encoded by the coding sequence ATGTGTGGAGCGAAGGCCGGCGGCCCGGACGCCTCGACGATCAAGCCCGGTGAGACCACGATCCAGGGCCAGGTGACGAAGGACGGCGAGCCCGTGGTCGGCTACGTCCGCCTGCTGGACTCGACCGGCGAGTTCACCGCGGAGGTCCCGACCTCCGCCACCGGACAGTTCCGCTTCTACGCGGCCGAGGGCACCTGGACCGTCCGCGCCCTCGTCCCCGGCGCCACCGCCGACCGCACGGTCGTCGCCCAGCAGGGCGGCCTCGCGGAGGTCGCGATCGCGGTCTGA
- a CDS encoding sulfurtransferase yields the protein MSRSDVLVDADWVQDNLDNADIAIVEVDEDTSAYEKNHIKNAIRIDWTKDLQDPVRRDFIDQEGFEKLLSEKGIANDTLVVLYGGNNNWFASYAYWYFKLYGHENVKLLDGGRKKWELDARELVEDVPVRPATSYTAKPQNKAIRAFRDDVVAAIGSQNLVDVRSPDEFSGKLLAPAHLPQEQSQRPGHVPSARNIPWSKNANDDGTFKSDDELKELYAEERVDLAKDTIAYCRIGERSALTWFVLHELLKVENVKNYDGSWTEYGSLVGVPIELGANK from the coding sequence ATGAGCCGCAGCGACGTCCTGGTCGACGCCGACTGGGTCCAGGACAACCTGGACAACGCCGACATCGCGATCGTGGAAGTGGACGAAGACACGTCCGCCTACGAGAAGAACCACATCAAGAACGCGATCCGCATCGACTGGACCAAGGATCTGCAGGACCCGGTCCGCCGCGACTTCATCGACCAGGAGGGCTTCGAGAAGCTCCTGTCGGAGAAGGGCATCGCCAACGACACGCTGGTGGTCCTCTACGGCGGCAACAACAACTGGTTCGCGTCGTACGCCTACTGGTACTTCAAGCTGTACGGCCACGAGAACGTCAAGCTGCTCGACGGTGGCCGCAAGAAGTGGGAGCTGGACGCCCGCGAGCTGGTCGAGGACGTCCCGGTGCGCCCGGCGACCTCCTACACCGCCAAGCCGCAGAACAAGGCCATCCGCGCCTTCCGTGACGACGTGGTGGCGGCCATCGGTTCGCAGAACCTGGTCGACGTGCGCTCGCCCGACGAGTTCTCCGGCAAGCTGCTGGCCCCCGCGCACCTGCCGCAGGAGCAGTCGCAGCGTCCCGGTCACGTCCCGTCCGCGCGTAACATCCCGTGGTCGAAGAACGCCAACGACGACGGCACCTTCAAGTCGGACGACGAGCTCAAGGAGCTCTACGCCGAGGAGCGCGTCGACCTGGCCAAGGACACCATCGCGTACTGCCGTATCGGTGAGCGCTCGGCCCTGACCTGGTTCGTCCTGCACGAGCTGCTCAAGGTCGAGAACGTCAAGAACTACGACGGCTCCTGGACCGAGTACGGCAGCCTCGTCGGCGTTCCGATCGAGCTCGGCGCCAACAAGTAG
- a CDS encoding LmeA family phospholipid-binding protein has protein sequence MRALRILLIVVVILGGLFAVVDRVAVYFAEDEAASKLQTTENLASTPDVSIKGFPFLTQVASGELDDVEVGIKDYEANTGTGTGSGAGPKTIRIDDLKADMKGVTFSGDYSSATASTATGTATIAYDELLKAAKSQPTDIFSGVTAQVVGLSDGGNGKIKVDVKVSAAGASQTYPVLSTVTVDGDTVKVHADNLPKLVIELADSRIRSITDFQQTIDQLPGGVKLDSVQAAKDGVDITVKGSNVRLAG, from the coding sequence ATGCGCGCGCTGCGAATACTTCTGATCGTCGTCGTGATCCTGGGCGGCCTGTTCGCGGTCGTCGACCGGGTCGCGGTCTACTTCGCCGAGGACGAGGCGGCGTCCAAGCTGCAGACCACCGAGAACCTCGCCTCCACCCCCGACGTGTCCATCAAGGGCTTCCCCTTCCTCACCCAGGTCGCCTCCGGTGAGCTGGACGACGTCGAGGTCGGCATCAAGGACTACGAGGCGAACACGGGCACGGGCACCGGCAGCGGCGCCGGCCCGAAGACGATCCGTATCGACGACCTGAAGGCCGATATGAAGGGCGTCACGTTCTCCGGCGACTACAGCTCCGCCACCGCGTCCACTGCGACCGGCACCGCGACCATCGCCTACGACGAACTGCTCAAGGCGGCCAAGTCCCAGCCGACGGACATCTTCAGCGGGGTCACCGCCCAGGTCGTCGGTCTCTCCGACGGCGGCAACGGCAAGATCAAGGTCGACGTCAAGGTCTCGGCGGCCGGCGCCTCGCAGACGTATCCGGTGCTCAGCACGGTGACCGTCGACGGCGACACCGTGAAGGTGCACGCCGACAACCTGCCCAAGCTGGTCATCGAGCTGGCCGACTCCCGCATCCGGTCGATCACCGACTTCCAGCAGACCATCGACCAGCTCCCCGGCGGTGTGAAGCTGGACAGCGTGCAGGCTGCGAAGGACGGTGTGGACATCACGGTGAAGGGTTCGAACGTCAGGCTGGCCGGGTAG
- a CDS encoding MoaD/ThiS family protein — protein MPKVTVRYWAAAKAAAGVAEEPYDAATLAEALDAVRERHPGELSRVLQRCSFLIDGDPVGTRGHETVRLADGGTVEVLPPFAGG, from the coding sequence ATGCCAAAGGTCACGGTGCGCTACTGGGCCGCCGCGAAGGCCGCGGCCGGCGTCGCCGAGGAGCCGTACGACGCGGCCACCCTCGCCGAGGCGCTCGACGCCGTGCGCGAGCGACACCCCGGTGAACTGTCGCGCGTACTGCAGCGATGCTCGTTCCTCATCGACGGTGACCCCGTGGGCACCCGCGGACATGAGACGGTACGGCTGGCCGACGGCGGCACGGTCGAGGTGCTCCCGCCGTTCGCAGGAGGGTGA
- a CDS encoding alpha/beta hydrolase yields the protein MSITPAGHVARSIARPNSETVRRTPLRTFLHTDDGVSIDSVYDPPAAVYDAAASSSVDLVFVMAHGFTGDVDKPHVRRVVEAFAQYGAVVSFSFRGHGASGGRSTVGDREVLDLAAAVTWARELGHARVATVGFSMGGSVVLRHAALYGPGRGGRTEASTDAVVSVSAPARWYYRGTAPMRKLHWLVTRPEGRLVGRYGFGTRIHHREWDPVPLSPAEAAARIAPTPLLIVHGDRDGYFPLDHPRMLAGAAGDHGDLWVEGGMGHAEHAATDGLLARIGDWAVSQAG from the coding sequence ATGAGCATCACTCCGGCAGGTCATGTGGCGCGTTCCATCGCTCGTCCGAACTCCGAGACGGTCAGACGCACCCCTTTGCGGACGTTTCTGCACACCGACGACGGGGTGTCGATCGATTCCGTATACGACCCGCCGGCCGCCGTATACGACGCCGCGGCGTCATCCTCCGTTGACCTGGTGTTCGTCATGGCCCACGGCTTCACGGGCGATGTGGACAAGCCGCACGTGCGCCGGGTGGTGGAGGCGTTCGCGCAGTACGGGGCGGTGGTCTCCTTCTCCTTCAGGGGCCACGGGGCGTCCGGCGGGCGGTCCACGGTGGGCGACCGGGAGGTGCTCGATCTGGCGGCCGCGGTGACCTGGGCGCGGGAGCTCGGCCACGCGCGCGTGGCGACCGTCGGCTTCTCCATGGGCGGCTCGGTGGTGCTTCGGCACGCGGCCTTGTACGGGCCGGGGCGCGGGGGGCGCACGGAAGCGTCTACCGACGCCGTGGTCTCGGTGAGTGCACCGGCCCGCTGGTACTACCGGGGCACCGCCCCTATGCGGAAGCTGCACTGGCTGGTAACCCGCCCCGAGGGCCGGCTGGTGGGCCGCTACGGATTCGGTACGAGGATCCACCACCGGGAGTGGGACCCGGTCCCGCTCTCCCCGGCGGAGGCGGCGGCGAGGATCGCGCCCACTCCGCTCCTGATCGTGCACGGCGACCGGGACGGCTACTTCCCGCTCGACCACCCCCGCATGCTGGCCGGGGCCGCCGGTGACCACGGCGATCTCTGGGTGGAGGGCGGCATGGGCCACGCCGAACACGCGGCCACGGACGGGCTGCTGGCGCGCATCGGGGACTGGGCCGTCTCACAGGCGGGCTAG
- a CDS encoding winged helix-turn-helix transcriptional regulator: MSSLLLLTNALQPSTEVLPALGLLLHNVRVAPAEGPALVDTPGADVILVDGRRDLPQVRSLCQLLRSTGPGCPLVLVVTEGGLAAVTADWGIDDVLLDTAGPAEVEARLRLAMGRQQIVNDDSPMEIRNGDLSVDEATYSAKLKGRVLDLTFKEFELLKYLAQHPGRVFTRAQLLQEVWGYDYFGGTRTVDVHVRRLRAKLGPEHESLIGTVRNVGYRFVTPEKVDRAAEEAKAKADRSKQEDADGAAALDEVEVRAEA; this comes from the coding sequence ATGAGTTCTCTGCTGCTCCTGACCAATGCCCTTCAGCCGTCGACGGAGGTGCTCCCCGCCCTCGGCCTGCTCCTGCACAACGTGCGAGTGGCCCCGGCGGAGGGCCCCGCCCTGGTCGACACCCCGGGCGCCGACGTCATCCTCGTCGACGGCCGCCGCGACCTGCCCCAGGTCCGCAGCCTGTGCCAGCTGCTGCGCTCCACGGGCCCCGGCTGTCCACTCGTCCTGGTCGTCACCGAGGGCGGCCTCGCGGCCGTCACCGCCGACTGGGGCATCGACGACGTGCTGCTCGACACCGCCGGTCCGGCGGAGGTCGAGGCGCGGCTGCGGCTGGCCATGGGCCGGCAGCAGATCGTCAACGACGACTCCCCCATGGAGATCCGCAACGGCGACCTGTCGGTCGACGAGGCCACGTACTCCGCCAAACTCAAGGGCCGGGTCCTCGACCTCACCTTCAAGGAGTTCGAGCTCCTCAAGTACCTCGCACAGCACCCGGGCCGCGTCTTCACCCGCGCCCAGCTGCTGCAGGAGGTCTGGGGCTACGACTACTTCGGCGGCACCCGCACGGTCGACGTCCACGTACGACGGCTGCGCGCCAAGCTCGGACCCGAGCACGAGTCGCTGATCGGGACCGTCCGGAACGTCGGTTATCGATTCGTTACTCCGGAGAAGGTCGACCGGGCCGCCGAGGAGGCCAAGGCCAAGGCGGACCGGTCAAAGCAGGAGGATGCGGACGGGGCGGCCGCCCTGGACGAGGTCGAGGTGCGGGCGGAGGCATAA
- a CDS encoding LacI family DNA-binding transcriptional regulator has translation MAKVTRDDVARLAGTSTAVVSYVINNGPRPVAPATRERVLAAIKELGYRPDRVAQAMASRRTDLIGLIVPDARQPFFGEMAHAVEQAASERGKMVLVGNSDYVGEREVHYLRAFLGMRVSGLILVSHALNDNAAAEIEAWDARVVLLHERPEAIDDVAVVIDDLDGARQAVSHLIDHGYEYVACMGGTAETPVVGDPVSDHVEGWRRAMEEAGIPTEDRLFEAPYNRYDAYKVALEILSGPRRPPAIFCSTDDQAIGVLRAARELRLDVPGELAVAGFDDIKEAALADPPLTTVASDRSAMARAAVDLVLDDGLRVAGSRRERLKQFPSRLVPRRSCGCP, from the coding sequence GTGGCCAAGGTGACTCGGGATGATGTGGCGCGACTGGCGGGGACTTCGACCGCCGTCGTCAGTTACGTCATCAACAACGGACCCCGGCCGGTCGCCCCGGCCACGCGCGAGCGTGTCCTCGCCGCCATCAAGGAACTGGGGTACCGGCCGGACCGGGTCGCCCAGGCGATGGCGTCCCGGCGCACCGACCTCATAGGCCTGATCGTGCCGGATGCGCGCCAGCCCTTCTTCGGGGAGATGGCGCACGCGGTCGAACAGGCCGCCTCCGAGCGCGGAAAGATGGTGCTGGTCGGGAACTCCGACTACGTGGGCGAGCGCGAGGTCCACTATCTGCGGGCCTTCCTCGGCATGCGGGTGTCCGGGCTCATCCTGGTCAGCCACGCGCTCAACGACAACGCCGCCGCCGAGATCGAGGCCTGGGACGCGCGGGTGGTCCTGCTGCACGAGCGGCCCGAGGCCATAGACGACGTCGCCGTCGTCATCGACGACCTGGACGGCGCCCGGCAGGCTGTCAGCCATCTGATCGACCACGGCTACGAGTACGTCGCCTGTATGGGCGGCACCGCCGAGACCCCGGTCGTCGGCGACCCGGTCTCCGACCACGTCGAGGGCTGGCGGCGCGCGATGGAGGAGGCCGGGATCCCGACCGAGGACCGGCTCTTCGAAGCCCCGTACAACCGCTACGACGCCTACAAGGTGGCGCTGGAGATCCTCTCCGGGCCCCGGCGCCCGCCCGCGATCTTCTGCTCCACCGACGACCAGGCGATCGGCGTGCTGCGGGCCGCCCGCGAACTGCGACTCGACGTGCCGGGCGAGCTGGCGGTGGCCGGCTTCGACGACATCAAGGAGGCGGCGCTGGCCGACCCGCCCCTGACCACGGTCGCCTCGGACCGCTCCGCGATGGCCCGGGCCGCCGTGGACCTGGTGCTCGACGACGGGCTGCGGGTGGCGGGGTCCCGGCGTGAGCGGCTCAAGCAGTTTCCCTCGCGGCTGGTACCGCGGAGGTCGTGCGGCTGCCCGTGA
- a CDS encoding S1C family serine protease, with the protein MTESIRRSGEYENPYQGEQQPTYPQQQHASSPVNPEWPPPPAQPPVQPPAQPVAAEGSGYDGYGGGGTAFLTAAPAAPAAPAAAPAPKKRTRGPLALLAAVAIVAAAIGGGTAYAFQELTGNDTVAAGSSTSTNVVPSSKKGDVATIAAAVSPSVVEVSATLSNGSSTGSGVIITSGGEIVTNNHVVSGATSIKVTTSGGKTYTAKVVGTDSKKDLALIKLENASGLKAATLGNSSGVQVGDTVVAIGSPEGLSGTVTSGIVSSLNRDVTVSTDEGQSQDQGQGGGDGRWPFSFGGQQFNGDTGSSTTTYKAIQTDASLNPGNSGGALIDAAGNIIGINSAMYSASSQSSSGSSDAGSVGLGFAIPINTVKSDLATLRAGGSDS; encoded by the coding sequence ATGACCGAGAGCATCCGCCGCAGCGGCGAGTACGAGAACCCCTACCAGGGCGAGCAGCAGCCCACGTACCCCCAGCAGCAGCACGCCTCCTCCCCCGTGAACCCCGAGTGGCCGCCGCCGCCGGCGCAGCCGCCGGTGCAGCCGCCGGCGCAGCCGGTCGCCGCCGAGGGTTCCGGCTATGACGGCTACGGCGGCGGCGGTACGGCTTTCCTCACCGCCGCTCCCGCCGCTCCCGCCGCTCCCGCGGCTGCTCCGGCGCCGAAGAAGCGCACCCGGGGCCCTCTCGCTCTGCTGGCCGCCGTGGCGATCGTGGCCGCGGCCATCGGCGGCGGCACCGCGTACGCCTTCCAGGAGCTGACCGGCAACGACACCGTCGCCGCCGGCAGCAGCACCAGCACCAATGTGGTGCCCTCCAGCAAGAAGGGTGACGTCGCCACCATCGCCGCGGCCGTCAGCCCGAGCGTGGTCGAGGTCAGCGCGACGCTGAGCAACGGTTCGTCGACCGGCTCCGGCGTGATCATCACCAGCGGTGGCGAGATCGTCACCAACAACCACGTCGTCTCCGGCGCCACGTCGATCAAGGTGACGACCAGCGGCGGCAAGACCTACACCGCGAAGGTCGTCGGCACCGACAGCAAGAAGGACCTCGCCCTGATCAAGCTGGAGAACGCCTCCGGCCTCAAGGCGGCCACCCTCGGCAACTCCTCCGGCGTCCAGGTCGGCGACACCGTCGTGGCGATCGGCTCCCCCGAGGGCCTGAGCGGGACCGTCACCAGTGGCATCGTCTCCTCCCTCAACCGGGACGTGACCGTCTCGACCGACGAGGGCCAGTCCCAGGACCAGGGCCAGGGCGGCGGCGACGGCCGGTGGCCGTTCTCCTTCGGCGGCCAGCAGTTCAACGGCGACACGGGTTCGTCGACGACGACGTACAAGGCGATCCAGACCGACGCGTCCCTCAACCCGGGCAACTCCGGCGGCGCTCTGATCGACGCCGCGGGCAACATCATCGGTATCAACTCCGCGATGTACTCGGCGAGTTCACAGTCGTCCTCGGGCTCGTCGGACGCCGGCAGCGTCGGTCTCGGCTTCGCCATCCCGATCAACACCGTCAAGTCCGACCTGGCCACGCTGCGGGCCGGCGGCAGCGACAGCTGA
- a CDS encoding response regulator transcription factor, protein MSPADGDRDPQRILIVDDEPAVREALQRSLAFEGYDTEVAVDGADALEKTTAYQPDLVVLDIQMPRMDGLTAARRMRGAGTTTPILMLTARDTVGDRVTGLDAGADDYLVKPFELDELFARVRALLRRSSYAAAAAAGAIHEDEALSFGDLRMDLATREVTRGGRLVELTRTEFTLLEMFMVHPRQVLTREQILKAVWGFDFEPSSNSLDVYVMYLRRKTEAGGEPRLVHTVRGVGYVLRQGGAE, encoded by the coding sequence ATGAGCCCCGCCGATGGCGACCGTGACCCGCAGCGCATCCTGATCGTCGACGATGAGCCGGCCGTGCGCGAAGCGCTCCAGCGCAGCCTCGCCTTCGAGGGATACGACACCGAGGTCGCCGTGGACGGCGCCGACGCCCTGGAGAAGACGACCGCGTACCAGCCCGACCTGGTCGTCCTCGACATCCAGATGCCGCGCATGGACGGCCTGACCGCCGCGCGCCGTATGCGCGGGGCCGGGACGACGACGCCGATCCTGATGCTGACGGCACGGGACACGGTCGGCGACCGGGTGACGGGGCTGGACGCGGGGGCCGACGACTACCTGGTCAAGCCCTTCGAGCTGGACGAACTGTTCGCCCGCGTCCGTGCGCTGCTGCGGCGCAGCTCGTATGCGGCGGCAGCGGCCGCCGGGGCGATCCACGAGGACGAGGCGCTGAGCTTCGGCGACCTGCGGATGGACCTGGCGACACGGGAGGTGACGCGGGGCGGGCGGCTGGTGGAGCTGACCCGCACGGAGTTCACGCTCCTGGAGATGTTCATGGTCCACCCGCGCCAGGTCCTCACGCGTGAGCAGATCCTGAAGGCGGTCTGGGGCTTCGACTTCGAGCCGAGCTCCAACTCCCTGGACGTGTACGTCATGTACCTGCGCCGCAAGACGGAGGCGGGGGGCGAGCC